From Melitaea cinxia chromosome 3, ilMelCinx1.1, whole genome shotgun sequence, one genomic window encodes:
- the LOC123669705 gene encoding coiled-coil and C2 domain-containing protein 1-like, protein MSKRPSSGKRGNLSQIFIHLIFQFGLIDIPDFDNDDEPMNLSDDDLDLEAELAAISGGQKKPRPQKPAPAAPADLDAMIAASLKDIPSDEDVSGDEDDPDLLNELQELALDEGAPSERRATRPAPPPPGCESSMVSLLQERLSNYTLAEKAAKENGESSRARRFNRGIKTLNDLLKQAKAGGTVKDEDIPPPVSVGKPTQSSEPATDPQPSEPQVSAPVPPPRSTSVTKPQDPEPRSLSPPEPKEAPPPPPVFDDVDPAKVEGLKFILKRTEEFKAAALASKHAGEKSLALEYLKVVKQFNVVIDAYKAGQEMDLNELPTPEAIASGFKEQNKEDNQVQQAPEPAPEPAPEPAGLITASTVDEALRQRLACFQEQEVKAKEQGNASKARRMGRIVKQYQDAIKLHSMGKPIPIDELPTPNGYAPIPTEGAAPAPRPPAPAPAPRPSASPSSSKAGAPPPASRYQKQLALLLHRQKQFKEAAILAKKNGDINQAKEYLRTAKGFDSVIEAAKGGLTVDFKSLPLPPTEKKKMEDSYDVISAEECGPTDDSTINIDDDNVMTRIQQQLSGQLKLCLTNRDHYKAMGNIAESNRFEHLAVSVKQDLDVVKVAKSLGDTPPKFHYENRKFSVVQCNTDLNENDLELTIVRGIAYNVPNPKEIDTYVKFEFPYPQETPVSDRTQLVKDTNSPNYSAVFTLAIQRGARPCLRVFKRHAIKFEVYSRGWCSSLCCSGWFSRDALLGTATVKLAPLETQVTIHEAFPLMDGRRPAGGSLEVRLRVRTPLLQQQIEHTTHRWLVIDH, encoded by the exons ATGTCTAAAAGACCTAGTTCAGGGAAACGAGGCAATCTTTCGCAG atctttattcatttaatttttcagTTTGGTCTAATAGATATACCAGAttttgataatgatgatgaaccaATGAATCTGTCAGATGATGACTTAGACTTGGAAGCTGAGTTGGCAGCTATTAGTGGAGGGCAAAAGAAGCCACGGCCTCAGAAACCCGCTCCGGCTGCACCAGCAGACCTTGACGCTATGATTGCTGCTAGCTTAAAGGATATACCTTCAGATGAGGACGTTTCAG gtGATGAAGATGACCCAGATCTCCTCAATGAGCTACAAGAGTTAGCTTTAGATGAAGGTGCTCCGTCTGAGAGGCGAGCAACTCGACCCGCCCCTCCTCCTCCCGGATGTGAAAGTAGCATGGTATCACTATTGCAAGAGAGATTGTCTAATTATACACTTGCCGAGAAAGCAGCTAAAGAGAATGGAGAGAGCAGCAGGGCTAGACG aTTCAATCGTGGTATCAAAACTCTTAATGATCTACTGAAGCAGGCAAAAGCTGGTGGGACTGTCAAGGATGAGGATATACCCCCTCCAGTCAGCGTTGGAAAACCAACTCAATCTAGTGAACCAGCAACGGATCCACAACCTTCTGAGCCCCAAGTTTCAGCTCCGGTGCCTCCTCCTCGTTCCACATCAGTGACAAAGCCCCAAGACCCTGAACCAAGGTCTCTATCACCCCCTGAGCCTAAAGAGGCCCCTCCTCCACCACCGGTTTTCGATGATGTCGACCCGGCAAAGGTTGAGGGgttgaaatttattttga AGCGTACAGAAGAATTCAAAGCAGCTGCCCTAGCAAGCAAGCACGCCGGTGAAAAATCCTTAGCTTTGGAATATTTGAAAGTAGTAAAACAATTCAATGTAGTCATTGATGCATATAAAGCAGGTCAAGAGATGGATTTGAATGAACTGCCCACTCCGGAGGCAATCGCTTCAGGATTCAAAGAACAGAACAAAGAAGATAATCAAGTTCAACAAGCGCCGg AGCCAGCTCCAGAACCTGCCCCGGAACCAGCGGGGCTGATAACGGCTTCAACAGTTGATGAGGCACTACGACAGAGGCTTGCTTGTTtccag GAACAAGAGGTAAAAGCAAAAGAGCAAGGAAACGCATCAAAAGCCCGCCGGATGGGTAGAATAGTGAAGCAGTACCAAGACGCCATCAAACTGCATTCTATGGGGAAACCTATACCCATAGATGAGCTCCCCACTCCCAATGGGTACGCTCCCATACCCACTGAGGGG GCTGCCCCGGCCCCTCGGCCCCCTGCCCCGGCCCCGGCCCCCCGCCCCTCAGCGAGTCCGTCCTCCTCTAAGGCCGGAGCTCCACCGCCGGCATCGCGATACCAGAAGCAGCTCGCGCTATTACTGCATCGACAGAAACAGTTCAAGGAGGCCGCTATACTAGCGAAGAAAAATG GTGATATAAATCAAGCTAAAGAGTACCTGCGTACAGCGAAGGGCTTCGATTCTGTCATAGAGGCGGCGAAGGGCGGTCTCACTGTCGACTTCAAGTCCTTACCCCTGCCTCCCACTGAGAAAAAAAAGATGGAAGACTC TTACGACGTTATATCAGCCGAGGAGTGCGGTCCGACCGACGATTCGACGATAAACATAGACGACGACAACGTAATGACTCGCATCCAGCAACAGCTAAGCGGTCAACTGAAGCTCTGCCTCACCAACCGCGACCACTACAAGGCGATGGGCAACATCGCCGAGAGCAACCGCTTCGAACACCTCGCTGTCAGTGTGAAGCAGGACTTGGACGTCGTGAAGGTGGCTAAGAG cCTAGGCGACACACCTCCCAAATTCCACTACGAAAACCGCAAGTTCTCAGTGGTTCAGTGCAATACGGATCTTAATGAAAACGACTTAGAACTCACAATTGTACGCGGGATCGCATACAACGTGCCCAATCCTAAGGAAATCGATACATACGTCAAATTCGAGTTCCCGTATCCTCAG GAAACGCCAGTATCAGACAGAACCCAGCTAGTTAAAGACACAAACAGCCCCAACTACTCGGCAGTGTTTACCCTGGCCATACAGCGAGGCGCGAGACCCTGTTTGAGGGTCTTCAAGCGACACGCCATCAAGTTCGAAGTTTATTCGAGAGG GTGGTGTAGCTCGTTGTGTTGCAGCGGCTGGTTCAGCCGGGACGCTCTGCTGGGGACGGCGACAGTGAAGCTGGCTCCGCTGGAGACCCAGGTCACCATACATGAGGCTTTTCCc ttaaTGGACGGTCGAAGACCGGCGGGAGGGTCACTAGAAGTCCGCCTGCGCGTGCGCACCCCACTGCTACAGCAGCAGATAGAACACACCACGCACCGCTGGCTAGTCATCGATCACTGA